A region of the Gammaproteobacteria bacterium genome:
ACCGGGAAGCTTGCCCTGCTTGCGTATCAGCTGCAATGGCAAGCCGGTCTGTAAGGCGAGCGCGGAGCCGAAGATAAAGCCGCGCGACTCGACCGCGACAATGGCGTGCGGGCGGTATGGCGCGATACGCTCGGCGAGCAGATGTATGCTGTCCGCAAAACCTTCGGTATCGCCCAGTAGCGGTGTGATGTCGCGAAACAGCACACCCGGGCGCGGAAAGTCAGGAATGTCGCGTATCAGGGACTTGATTCGGTCCAGTTTGGCTTGTGTCATGGTTGCGATCAATTAAGTATGACAAAAAAAGCCCCGATGATTGAACCATCGGGGCTTTGCATTAAATGCC
Encoded here:
- a CDS encoding adenine phosphoribosyltransferase encodes the protein MTQAKLDRIKSLIRDIPDFPRPGVLFRDITPLLGDTEGFADSIHLLAERIAPYRPHAIVAVESRGFIFGSALALQTGLPLQLIRKQGKLPGKSVGITYQLEYGTDRVEVHADAITPGRTYALIDDLIATGGTAAAAADLIQLQGGKIACCAFVIELGFLHGRERLDAQPVESLIRY